The sequence below is a genomic window from Acidobacteriota bacterium.
ACGCCTTGATCTCGACGTCCACGCCCGCCGGCAAGTCCAGCTTCATCAGCGCGTCGACGGTCTGCGACGTGGGCTCGAAGATGTCGATCAGCCGCTTGTGCGTCCGGATCTCGAACTGCTCGCGCGACTTCTTGTCCACGTGCGGCGAGCGGTTGACCGTCCACTTGTTCTTTTCCGTCGGCAGCGGAATCGGACCCGCCAGACGGGCGCCCG
It includes:
- the rpsJ gene encoding 30S ribosomal protein S10, with translation MATAFGDKIRIRLKAYDYRVLDQSTAEIVETAKRTGARLAGPIPLPTEKNKWTVNRSPHVDKKSREQFEIRTHKRLIDIFEPTSQTVDALMKLDLPAGVDVEIKAFGKDRK